GAGATTTTTGGAGTCAATCACCACATCCGCTCGGTCTGCGATCGTCTCGCCGGGGAAGGCTATGTCGCGATCGCGCCGTCGATCTTCGACCGCACCTCGCCCAACTTCCAGTCCGGCTATTCGCCCGATGAAGTCGCCGAGGCGCGCAAATTCGTCGCCAATCCGGACTGGACCGCGATGCTGCGCGACACGCAGGCCGCGATCGACGCGGTCAAGAACGTCGGGCCGGTCGGCATCATCGGGTTCTGCTTGGGCGGCAGCGTTGCCTATGTCGCGGCCACGCGTCTGTCCGGCCTCAAGGCCGCGATCGGCTATTATGGCGGCGCGATCGTGCGTTTTGCCGACGAGGTGCCGAAGGTACCGACACAGCTACATTTCGGCGAGAAGGATGCCGGCATTCCCTTGACCGATGTCGAGACGATCAAGACGAAGCGG
The DNA window shown above is from Bradyrhizobium sp. CB1650 and carries:
- a CDS encoding dienelactone hydrolase family protein, encoding MGQDIKLTASDNFQFGAYRADPSGSPKGAVVVIQEIFGVNHHIRSVCDRLAGEGYVAIAPSIFDRTSPNFQSGYSPDEVAEARKFVANPDWTAMLRDTQAAIDAVKNVGPVGIIGFCLGGSVAYVAATRLSGLKAAIGYYGGAIVRFADEVPKVPTQLHFGEKDAGIPLTDVETIKTKRPDVEVFIYAGAQHGFHCDERASYDKASADAAWPRSLAFFAKHLK